TGGGGTTTGTTGTTTATGCAGAAAATcgcaattcattttttttatactgtatatcGGTGGGTGAAAATCCCCCACCCTTCTCTACCTGAGTGCACAAACTGTCTTGTCCCAATTATTCATAGAGCACTATTCCATAGACGTGGCTGTAAACCATGGTGGCAGAAATGGGTATATTCACATGTACGCCGAATAATCGTCCTGTTTTGTCTATGATCCACAATAAATGACACCAAGCTGTTCACTGCTTCACCATGACAGGTCACTGGGGCTGAGAGTCGCTGGCAGGCAGGGCCCCATCCTCATAGTGCAGGCTGCTAATTCCCTATAGGCATAAACACCATGTAAGCACAGTGTACACAGGACTGTACACCCCCAGCCCTGGGATGATCCACACCATGTAAGCACAGTGCACAAAGGACTGTACACCCCCAGCCCTGGGATGGTCCACACCATGTAAGCACAGTGCACATAGGACTGTACATCCCCCAGACCTGGGATGATCCACACCATGTAAGTACAGTGCACACAGGACTGTACACCCCCAGCCCTGGGATGATCCACACCATGTAAGCACAGTGCACATAGGACTGTACACCCCCAGCCCTGGGATGGTCCACACCATgtaagcacagtgcacacaggacTGTACACCCCCAGCCCTGGGATGGTCCACACCATGTAAGCACAGTGTACACAGGACTGTACACCCCCAGCCCTGGGATGATCCACACCATGTAAGCACAGTGCACATAGGACTGTACATCCCTCAGACCTGGGATGATCCACACCATGTAAGCACAGTGCACATAGGACTGTACACCCCCAGCCCTGGGATGGTCCACACCATgtaagcacagtgcacacaggacTGTACACCCCCAGCCCTGGGATTATCCACACCATGTAAGCACAGAGCACACAGGACTGTACACCCCCAGCCCTGGGATGATCTACACCATgtaagcacagtgcacacaggacTGTACAACCCCAGCCCTGGAATGGTCCACACCATGTAAGTACAGTGCACCCAGGACTGTACACCCCCAGCCCTGGGATGATCCACACCATGTAAGTATAGTGCACACAGGACTGTACACCCCCAGCTTTGGGATGGTCCACACCATGTAAGTACAGTGCACACAGGACTGTACACCCCCAGCCCTGGGATGGTCCACACCATGTAAGTACAGTGCACACAGGACTGTACACCCCCAGTCCTGGGATGATCCACACCATGTAATCACAGTGCACACAGGACTGTACACCCCCAGCCCTGGGATGGTCCACACCATGTAAGCACAATGCACACAGAACTGTACACCACTAGCCCTGGGATGATCCACACCGTGTAAGTACAGTGCACACAGGACTGTACACCCCCAGCCCAGGGATGGTCCCCACCATCACCATGTAAGCACAATGCACACAGGACTGTACACCACTAGCCCTGGGATGATCCACACCATgtaagcacagtgcacacaggacAGTATACCCCCAGCCCTGGGATGATCCACACCATgtaagcacagtgcacacaggacTGTACACCCCCAGCCCTGGGATGATCCACAGCATgtaagcacagtgcacacaggacTGTACACCCCAAGCCCTGGGATGATCCACACCATGTAAGCACAGTCAACAGAGGACTGTACACCCCCAGCCCTGGGATGATCCACAGCATgtaagcacagtgcacacaggacTGTACACCCCAAGCCCTGGGATGATCCACACCATGTAAGCACAGTCAACAGAGGACTGTACACCCCCAGCCCTGGGATGGTCCACACCATgtaagcacagtgcacacaggacTGGACACCCCCAGCCCTGGGATGATCCACACCATGTAAGCACAGTGAACACAGGACTGTACACCCCAAGCCCTGGGGTGAGGGGGGCTAGCACTAGTAATGGAAGCAGCATTGCAGTGTAATATTTACTAGGGGCTTGCACTATGTGGCAGTAGTATTCTTCTTGTCActattagatgtagcagagctgttatTGCTCTGTAGAGGTTGTTGTTAGAACTGTTGTGTCTATTGGTACTGCCATTGGTATAGTTGTTGCTGCTATGCTTCTGCATTGTGTACTTCTACCATTCTTAATATATGTATGCTTAAAGACAATCTCGCACTGTTCAACCCCTTAttttctttattacaaaaattgTCATCATTAAAATGAGTATATCTAAGGATCCTAAATGGTGGGCGCCTTTGGGATTTCTGAAATCAATCATGACCCATTCTGTGACGTCACTCATATGCTATGACATCACGCCTAAGTAAACTCTTTCTAGAAATATATTGCACGGAAGCAAAGATGACTCCAGCTATAGGACACAAAGAGGAGCTAACACCTCCAGGCCCCGGTCAGATGGCGGCTCTCCGGGCTTGTCTGTCAGGATTCGGGGGGCGCTCATACATATTCATAGACACTTGAAGTTAGGGTACCAGATGTCCTTCATGCAGCATGCTCAGCATTGACATTATCCAGGCCTATGTTATGTCGGGCAGTGTGTGGGGTGATCAAATATAGATAAGACGGTAGACCGCTAGGTGTGTACATGTCGTGTGCGATTATAGTAAAATGGAAAGACTTTCACCATTTCATCTGCTAAAATGAAGAAACATGAAGATATCATAGTAAAAGTGTGAGCTACAAGCTCGAAGAAAAGAGCAAAAGGACATAATGTAAacacaggtatattcacatgTGTGCAGACCAAATATATTCTTCTCTGCTAACCAGTATTATCGAtggaaatattatttttattattatctgTTTTGTTGGATAATAATGAGATAGATAAATGTatagatagaaaaaaaattgatggatggatatatagataatatgatagatagataataactggaaagatagataataactggaaagatatatagataataggatagatagatagatagatagatagatagatagatagatagatactgaatagatagataattagaaagatagataatatgaTAGATGCATAGTTAGACAGATAATAACtaactggatagatagatagatagatagatagatagatagatagatatagatgatagatagatagatagatagatagatagatagatagatagatagatagataataggataAATAGATGTATAAATAGATAATAACTGGATAGATATataataggatagatagatagatagatagatagatagatgtatagatagataaatagatagatgagatagatatgagatagatagataaaacgtGCATATTGAATAGAGAATTCATCTTGTATATAATACTCCTTTTGTAtatgtgttatactgtataccaCGACACCCAGGAGCACACAATAGCCTCTCCTCGCTGTATCAGGCCATTTGTAACCCAATCTTGGGTTCCTGCTAAATAGAGTTGAACAACATATTTCACTGGTAACCTCCATGTATTTCAAGAGCTAATAGCCCATGAAGTGAAGTATGAAATATACATCTCAAGAAGCAGACATTAAAGGTGGGAACAAAGTAATAGACTAcatttaagttaaaaaaaaaaggccatttcCTCTAACCTCCCTGATTAATACTGGTCTGGGCCTGGATACATCCAGCGGTAATGTATCTGGTAATTAGATCCCAGAATGACTGATAAGAGATGGAGCAGCCAGGTTACCACGAAGACCGGGTATTCTTTCTTTAGCTTTCTTTCTGTCCATTCcattatctatctagctatctatctatctatctttttctGTTTACATACTGCTGCTATATTTACTCACCAATACACATAACTGGAAATCTTAAATATCTGAAAACTTCAATGTTTAAAtacagaaataataataatacttattATTTGGCATGCGTTTCTCTGTTCACAATTTCACCAAGCACCAGGCTGACATCTTAGGTCCCTCAGACCTGAGCCATTGTTGTGGCTGGTAAATCCAAGGGGgcgctctcctcctctgctgCCACCCCTGCTCCTCTGCCACTATACATGGCTGCAGGACACAACACGGAATTCCAGGCTGGAATGTCAATCATTTTTCTCTGAAAATGTGGAAGAAATCAGGAAGAGCAGTACGTGGAGCAGGCGCTGCATCCTGTGCCCTCTCCCTATGCCAAGCCATGGCTGATCCCTGGGCAGTCTGTGTGCCTGGCAAGAGCTGGCAGCCACCAAGACAATAGATACCACTTCCTAGCCCCCAAATCTATCAAACTAATCTGCAACAAAGACAATTTGACTTCCAGAAAAGACGTCCTGCAACACTCATTAAGCAcaagtcatttccattttttatatCGCCTCCTCATTTACAAATCTACTGTATCAACGCCAGTCAATGGAACGAATTTCTTAAGTAAATTAGGAATAAATAAAAGACATAGATAATCAACTTACATACAATTAGTGCGCCTTGATTTATTTTGGATGGGGCTGTTAGTAagcaagaaaggaaaaaaaaaaacgcagtgaTGACTACAACCTAATTGATTGCGATAAAAATCAACACTTCAGGCGGTTACAAGACCCTGTCTATTATATAGACTGGGGGTGAATCTATTACTAAGTATAAAATCAGGAGGAGCTATGCTATCCTCCAGACACCACAGACATGTATGTGATACATAGCAGCACTACATGTAAATGGACGTCGTTATTCACAACCATCAATATGCTTGGTGCCCTTCATAAAGTAGTTTTATGGGCTCTGTGGCAATTCTTAGGATTCTACAGAGAAACAGGAATGTACAAATTTAGTTTACTAAAGTGCTCGGGTTGTCCATGGAGTTAGTAAATAGGATAAATTCTGTGTGGTAAGGGTTCCTCCATATATCACAATAGCACTCTGTGACCCTGATTCGGGTGGGGGTTGGGGTTATTTATTAAATAAGGATGCCTCCCACAAAGGACTGAGATATTTATAGTCTTTAATCGTGTACGAAATATTACGAAACAGCTTTGCGAACTAAAATATTACAGACGAAtcggtttttgtattttttttctatccataaatattgtatattattatttttttgttaattacATGTATAAGCCGGCCTTTTACATGCGGATAAATAGGAAAAGGATGAACTCTATATACATTATTAACGGTGCAAGAAGCAACGGACAGATATAACATGgtggtttttgttttcttttatctTTTAATATCACtttacatgaacaaaaaaaatgtaacagactgTAACACGTAAAGTTCCAGGCTTGCACTGAACGAATTCATTGACATGACGTGTAATAAGAACAACATATCACTGCACTAAATAAACCGGACTGGACTTTGGGACGAAGAGCTTGCACTTTATACAGAGAAGCACACTGAAACCAGTAAAGGGTCTGATAAGATGGACGCTTAGGACTTGTCATCAGAATACAATGGAGTTCACATTTTGGTACACATTTACTAGAACATCCTTGCTGTCCTTCCCCACCCCAACACACATGGATGCAGTGATCACAATTTCACATACCCCTTGTTATACAACTATTTACAAAATCAACAGAACATTTCTTCTTCAACTAATAATTCTgtatttacaacaaaaaaaaaaggccgccAGAAGAGACATGCAGATTGAGACCTCTAATTAGTGGTTCATTAAACCCTACACAGTTGGCTTTTGGCCTGGGAACTCTTCTCATGCATCCTACAATCCCCTTATATTTTGTTCTACCCAAGCCTGTAGACATGGCAATACAAGGTCTCATTCTTCATTGTGATTCCATCCTGGGTCTATGTGGCAGCTTTAGGATTAGACTGGAAGTGTTCATCATGAATGTggaagtctttttttttgttaaatatggGTTTATTTAAACGTACCATTCGTTAAAATTTGATGAGAGCGTGCTGTGACTGGACGTGTGATGGACTGCTGAGGAGGAAGGGGATAAGGAACTTGTGCTCTGGTTTTCTGAAGTAGGAGACACAATTGTTGGGGGCGTTGAAGATTCATAGCCTGAGCTTGCTGCTGGGGAAGGCTGGGATCCCTGGGAAGAAGATTCGTGGACCTAtacaagagaaagaaaaaaatatatatctatgtataaatataaaagCCATTCACAATCCTAATCCCTAAAGATCCATTATAGATTTACGAGACAACCACTGTAAGGACAAGCAAGGGACACTGCCTTGTCAAGTTCTGCTGGGTTCCCTCCATCTTTCCTCAACACACAATCCTTATTTATTCCTGGGAGAATACAAGAGATTGGATGCGGGGTGTAGACTGGCAGGGGGCTTTTTTGTTGGTTGCCAGGAGGAAAGGGTTTCAACCACAAAGTGGGCAGCATTTCTTCTGTGTTATCAAGGGGTTAAGAAATATGGATCCTGACTGTATGTAATGTAGCTGATATCAGAGGTTAAGAAATACAGAGCctaactgtatatactgtaactgTTATAAAACGGTCAGTAAATATAGACCCTAACTGTATGTACTGTAACTGTTATAAAAAGATCAGGCAATATAgaccctgactgtatatactgtgggtaAATAAATATGgaccctgactgtatatactgtgggtaAAGAAATATAgaccctgactgtatatactgtgggtaAAGAAATATGgaccctgactgtatatactgtgggtaAATAAATATGgaccctgactgtatatactgtgggtaAATAAATATAgaccctgactgtatatactgtgggtaAAGAAATATGGACCCTGACTGTTTATACAGTGGATGAAAAAATATGGACTCcgactgtatatactgtagctGATATCAGAGGTTAATAAATACAGAGCctaactgtatatactgtaactgTTATAGAACGGTCAGTACATATAGatcctgactgtatatacagtggatgaaGAAATATGGAccctcactgtatatactgtgggtgatATCAGATGCTAAGAAATACAGTGCCtaactgtatatactgtgggtgaagAAATATGGACCCcgactgtatatactgtagctGAGATCAGAGGTTAAGAAATACAGAGCctaactgtatatactgtaactgTTATAGAACGGTCAGTAAATATAGATTCTGGCTGTATATACTGTGGATAAGGAAATATAGAttctcactgtatatactgtgggtgaagAAATATAGatcctgactgtatatactgtgggtgaagAAATATAGatcctgactgtatatactgtgggtgaagAAATATAGATCCtaactgtatatactgtgggtgatATCAGATGCTAAGAAATACAGTGCCtaactgtatatactgtgggtgaagAAATATGGACCCcgactgtatatactgtagctGAGATCAGAGGTTAAGAAATACAGAGCctaactgtatatactgtaactgTTATAGAACGGTCAGTAAATATAGATTCTGGCTGTATATACTGTGGATAAGGAAATATAGAttctcactgtatatactgtgggtgaagAAATATAGatcctgactgtatatactgtgggtgaagAAATATAGatcctgactgtatatactgtgggtgaagAAATATAGATCCtaactgtatatactgtgggtgaagAAATATAGATCCtaactgtatatactgtgggtgaagAAATATAGAtgctcactgtatatactgccGATAAAAAAATACAGAATCTGTATACACTGCAGCTGATATCAGAGCTTAGGAAATATAgaccctgactgtatatactgtgggtgaagAAATATAGgtcctgactgtatatactgccGATCAAGAAATACAGaacctgtatatactgtagctGATATCAGAGGTTAGGAAATATAgaccctgactgtatatattgtaGCTATTATGGGTTAAGAAATATAgacactgactgtatatactgtagctATCAGGGGTTAAGAAATATAGGCACTGGCTCTATATACTGTAGATCAAGAAATACACACCCTCAACTGTATATACTTTAACGGATATCAAGGGTCAGGAAATATGGGCCCTGACAGTATATACTGCAGCTGAtatcaggggttaataaatacaagGAGGAAAGTTTGGGCTGTAGACATGGCTGCAACGTGGCAATTCTAAGACTGTATACAATGTGGAGACACGATGTGCCCAGCGTTACATATAGCATGAATATGAAATATTAGGAGTGGCAGAACCGTATGCCTGAAAGCAGGGAGGTGGATATACACTGTGCCCTCCATTATAGGACTGTACACGGGGATTATCCCTACAGCCCGAATAATATAAAGATTAAAATCTACCTTTATAAAGAATAATGAAGATACTTTTGccatgtattatgtatgtattaaGAATGGGGTATTCTGCAACAATATTGTAAGGGACTGTACACATGACAGCAACTGATATTTAACACACTTTTACATATATTTCAATTACTGTATACATTGTAACACTGCTCAGTATAATATAATAGTATATGGGAACTGTATAAACCGAAAGGATAAACTATGGTATAAACATAGTAGTGGtatagtatataaaataaaagatatATAAACTGGAACCATTTAAAAATATACCGTAGCATCTGATATCAGAggttagaaaaccttcaaactcaCACTtgcagggtatatatatatatacacacataatacTAGGTCACATTGAAGCAATGCAGACAGAGCTGTAGGAGACCCTGTGTGAGGATAGCTGTGGCCCCTGTGTCAGGCACAATCCACACTGCCGTTTATTTACCTTCATGTGTTTTCTGAGGGAGCTTGGGTGGGTGTAGGACTTGTCACACATCTTACACAGATAGGGCTTGTCTGAAGTATGGACGTGCATGTGTTTTTTACGGTCGCTGCTGTTTGCAAATCGTCTGTCACAGCCTTCAAACtcacacttaaagggtttctctccTATAATAAAATGCACAAGAAAAAAAGGCACATTTAATACAATCTGTTATCCCAGTGAAATATGCACGAATTTAATTTCTAATGAACAGAATATGCTGACACAATCTACTCAGCTATTTTTCTGAATGAAAATAAAAACGATATGTCAAAATAAAATTAGAAGTATGCCATTAAAATGCCAGATGTAGATTTATTTTCTATACTGTGTGCTTTTTAGCTACAAATATTAAAAACTAGACTGACAGAATGAGGAAGCCCCCTCCCGCCCACCCCCTTCATCCTCCCTGCCCTGGGAGATCCCACATTGGTTTCCCGGTCACTGCAGCCAGAGCTTGGCTTTGATTGATGGCAATGACTACATAActcgatttttaacaaatattTGTCAATTCCAAATGAAAATTGGATAATTGAATATTTAGCACGAATTTCCCCGGTAACGCAATTAAGCTTATCCAGCATTCAGACAGATCTGACAGGTCGACAAGTTTATTTTCGTTCTGCAGGAAGACATTAATAAACATAGGCTATGAACCTGAGAACGAAAATATCGCCAAGAAAACGCAggcaaataaaacaaaataaactatatatatatatatatatatatatatatatatatatatatatcaatgccAAGGGTAATATTTAGGTTGCTATAGAAAAGAgcaaaatttaatatttttttggtttATCATTTATAATTGATAGGGATGGAGAGATCGACACAATAATGGGATAGAATATTGGCTGCattgtttctatttatttatttttatttgtttatttatttttctttacgaATCAGAATTTAAATAAatacctgtgtgagttctcttgtGGATTTTCAGGTTCTCTGATCTGGCAAAGACTTTCCCGCATCCAGGGAAGGGGCAGGGGAAGGGTTTTTCACCTGTGTGGACTCTAATGTGGTTGACAAGTTTGTATTTAGCTTTAAAGGGCTTCCCTTCTCTGGCGCACTCTTCCCAAAAACATATATGATTGGACTGCTCGGGTCCCCCAACGTGCTCCACCGTGACATGTGTGACCAGCTCATGCATGGTGCTGAAAGTTTTGTTGCAGGACTTTTTAGGGTTGGACAACTGCTCGGGTTCAATCCATTTGCAAATGAGTTCTTGCTTGATGGGCTGCCTCATGTAACGGAAGAAGGCCCCTGCTCCGTGGTGGGCAGCCATGTTCATGTTCATAGGACCGTAGCCATGAAGTTGGGTGGAGGCATAGTGCTCGGATCGGGGGCTGGTCACCTGTCCGTACTGATCGGCCCTGCCGTACATGTCTCCAGAGAAGCCGAGTCTCATCTGGCCGTTCACCACGTTGGGGGAGCCATGGCCGGCGGCTTGCTCGTGTAGTCCCGGGAAGATCAAGTGTCCTGTGGCATCAGTGTGACCATGGTGTCCT
The genomic region above belongs to Bufo gargarizans isolate SCDJY-AF-19 chromosome 4, ASM1485885v1, whole genome shotgun sequence and contains:
- the LOC122934964 gene encoding zinc finger protein ZIC 1 codes for the protein MLLDAGPQYPSIGVTTFGSSRHHHSTGDVTDREVGLGINPFADGMGAFKINPSSHDLASGQTAFTSQAPGYAAAAALGHHHHPGHVSSYSSAAFNSTRDFLFRNRGFGEAASAQHSLFASAAGGFGGHHGHTDATGHLIFPGLHEQAAGHGSPNVVNGQMRLGFSGDMYGRADQYGQVTSPRSEHYASTQLHGYGPMNMNMAAHHGAGAFFRYMRQPIKQELICKWIEPEQLSNPKKSCNKTFSTMHELVTHVTVEHVGGPEQSNHICFWEECAREGKPFKAKYKLVNHIRVHTGEKPFPCPFPGCGKVFARSENLKIHKRTHTGEKPFKCEFEGCDRRFANSSDRKKHMHVHTSDKPYLCKMCDKSYTHPSSLRKHMKVHESSSQGSQPSPAASSGYESSTPPTIVSPTSENQSTSSLSPSSSAVHHTSSHSTLSSNFNEWYV